One Molothrus aeneus isolate 106 unplaced genomic scaffold, BPBGC_Maene_1.0 scaffold_19a, whole genome shotgun sequence genomic window carries:
- the LOC136569729 gene encoding olfactory receptor 14J1-like — MSNSSSIRHFLLLALADTRQLQLLHFCLLLGISLAALLGNGLIISAVACGHHLHTPMFFFLLNLALSDLGFICTTVPKAMHNSLWNTRDISYTGCAAQLFFFVFCATSEYYLLTIMCYDRYVSICKPLHYGTLLGSRACAHMAAAAWASAFLNALVHTVNTFSLPLCHGNALGQFFCEIPQILKLSCSKSHLRELGLLAVSVSLVFVCFVFIVFSYVQIFKAVLRIPSEQGRHKAFSTCLPHLAVLSLFVSTVMFAYLKPPSISSPSLDLALSVLYSIVPPALNPLIYSLRNQELKAAVWRQMTGCFQEH, encoded by the coding sequence ttgctgggcatctccctggctgccctcctgggcaacggcctcatcatcagcgccgtagcctgcggccaccacctgcacacgcccatgttcttcttcctgctcaacctggccctcagcgacctgggcttcatctgcaccactgtccccaaagccatgcacaattccctctggaaCACCAGGGACATCTCCTACACTGgatgtgctgcacagctctttttctttgttttctgcgCTACATCAGAGTACTACCTcctgaccatcatgtgctatgaccgctacgtgtccatctgcaaacccctgcactacgggaccctcctgggcagcagagcttgtgcccacatggcagcagctgcctgggccagtgcctttctcaatGCTCTCGTGCATACGgtaaatacattttccctgcccctgtgccatggcaatgccctgggccagttcttctgtgaaatcccacagaTCCTCAAGCTGTCATGTTCCAAATCCCACCTCAGGGAACTGGGACTTCTTGCTGTTAGTGTGTCGttggtatttgtttgttttgtgttcattgttttctcctatgtgcagatcttcaaggctgtgctgaggatcccctctgagcagggacggcacaaagccttttccacctgcctccctcacctggctgtgctctccctgTTTGTCAGCACTGTCATGTTTGCCTACCTGAAGcctccctccatctcctccccatctCTGGATCTGGCCCTGTCAGTTCTGTACTCAAttgtgcctccagccctgaaccccctcatctacagcctgaggaaccaggagctcaaggctgcagtgtggCGACAGATGACTGGATGCTTTCAGGAACATTAA